A window from Actinomycetospora corticicola encodes these proteins:
- the nuoL gene encoding NADH-quinone oxidoreductase subunit L: MLTELPPVAEATGAGTAAWLLVALPALGAAVLFLGGRRTDRWGHLLGTATVLGSFVYGVVLFVSTLALPGEERVRELPLYEWFASGSLSVEFGLRLDPLSLTFVLLITGVGSLIHIYSVGYMAHDENRRKFFAMLNLFVASMLVLVLGNGFLTLYLGWEGVGLASYLLIGFYVQRPLAASAAKKAFLMNRVGDVGLALAIFILFAQLGTTQYTEVFARAGELSPGAVTAVALLLLLGACGKSGQFPLQAWLPDAMEGPTPVSALIHAATMVTAGVYLVARSHPIYDLTPTGQLVVTIVGAITLLIGAIVGCAYDDIKKVLAYSTVSQIGYMMLAVGLGPIGYAAGLAHLLTHGFFKAGLFLGAGSVMHGMADETDMRRFGGLWRHMPITFATFTLGYLALIGFPFLSGFYSKDLIIEAALGGSPVRGWLLGGAALLAAGLTAFYMTRLMLMTFFGPERWRSLTPRAAPWDPSLESEAAPQHPEPGHGSPEHYHPHESPATMTVPMILLAVGSVGAGAFLVIGERLGGWLEPSIGPLREVEDTVIPTGLVPGIASVLMLLGAGIAYLTVGRKEVPVERPQRVALPVRAARADLYANAINEKLIARPGIWFSRALVYLDNRGVDGAVNGTAALLGGTSGRARRTQTGFVRSYALTMLGGSLVLVAALLAVALP; this comes from the coding sequence ATGCTCACCGAGTTGCCGCCCGTGGCCGAGGCGACGGGAGCCGGCACCGCTGCCTGGCTCCTGGTCGCGCTGCCGGCCCTGGGCGCCGCGGTGCTCTTCCTCGGCGGTCGGCGCACCGACCGCTGGGGCCACCTGCTCGGCACCGCCACGGTGCTCGGGTCCTTCGTCTACGGCGTCGTGCTGTTCGTCTCGACGCTCGCGCTGCCGGGCGAGGAGCGGGTGCGCGAGCTGCCGCTCTACGAGTGGTTCGCGTCCGGGTCGCTGTCGGTGGAGTTCGGGCTGCGCCTGGACCCGCTGTCGCTGACGTTCGTCCTGCTCATCACCGGGGTCGGGTCGCTGATCCACATCTACTCGGTGGGCTACATGGCCCATGACGAGAACCGCCGCAAGTTCTTCGCGATGCTCAACCTGTTCGTCGCGTCGATGCTCGTGCTGGTTCTCGGCAACGGCTTCCTCACCCTCTACCTCGGGTGGGAGGGCGTCGGTCTCGCCTCGTACCTGCTCATCGGCTTCTACGTGCAGCGCCCGCTCGCGGCGTCCGCGGCGAAGAAGGCCTTCCTGATGAACCGGGTCGGTGACGTCGGGCTCGCGCTGGCGATCTTCATCCTCTTCGCGCAGCTGGGCACCACCCAGTACACCGAGGTCTTCGCCCGGGCCGGGGAGCTCTCGCCCGGGGCGGTCACCGCGGTCGCGCTGCTGCTCCTGCTCGGCGCGTGCGGCAAGTCCGGCCAGTTCCCGCTGCAGGCCTGGCTCCCCGACGCCATGGAGGGCCCGACCCCCGTCTCGGCCCTCATCCACGCCGCCACCATGGTGACGGCGGGCGTCTACCTCGTCGCGCGCTCGCACCCGATCTACGACCTCACGCCCACCGGGCAGCTCGTGGTGACGATCGTCGGGGCGATCACGCTGCTGATCGGCGCGATCGTCGGCTGCGCCTACGACGACATCAAGAAGGTCCTGGCCTACTCCACGGTCAGCCAGATCGGCTACATGATGCTCGCCGTCGGGCTCGGGCCGATCGGCTACGCGGCCGGCCTCGCGCACCTGCTCACCCACGGCTTCTTCAAGGCGGGGCTCTTCCTCGGCGCCGGGTCGGTGATGCACGGGATGGCCGACGAGACCGACATGCGCCGGTTCGGCGGGCTGTGGCGGCACATGCCGATCACGTTCGCCACGTTCACCCTCGGCTACCTGGCGCTCATCGGCTTCCCGTTCCTGTCCGGCTTCTACTCGAAGGACCTCATCATCGAGGCCGCCCTCGGGGGCTCGCCGGTACGCGGCTGGCTGCTCGGCGGCGCGGCGCTGCTGGCGGCCGGCCTGACCGCCTTCTACATGACGCGGCTGATGCTCATGACGTTCTTCGGCCCGGAGCGGTGGCGCTCGCTGACGCCGCGCGCCGCGCCGTGGGACCCGTCGCTGGAGAGCGAGGCGGCTCCGCAGCACCCGGAGCCCGGGCACGGTTCGCCGGAGCACTACCACCCGCACGAGTCGCCCGCGACGATGACGGTGCCGATGATCCTGCTGGCCGTCGGCTCGGTCGGGGCCGGCGCGTTCCTCGTCATCGGGGAGCGCCTCGGCGGGTGGCTCGAGCCGTCGATCGGCCCGCTGCGCGAGGTCGAGGACACCGTCATCCCGACGGGGCTCGTCCCCGGCATCGCCTCGGTGCTCATGCTGCTCGGCGCCGGGATCGCCTACCTGACGGTGGGCCGCAAGGAGGTCCCGGTCGAGCGCCCGCAGCGGGTGGCCCTGCCGGTGCGGGCCGCCCGCGCCGACCTCTACGCCAACGCGATCAACGAGAAGCTGATCGCGCGTCCGGGGATCTGGTTCTCCCGGGCGCTGGTCTACCTCGACAACCGCGGGGTGGACGGGGCCGTCAACGGCACCGCCGCCCTGCTCGGCGGGACGTCGGGCCGGGCCCGGCGGACCCAGACCGGGTTCGTGCGCTCGTACGCGCTGACGATGCTGGGAGGCTCGCTCGTGCTGGTCGCGGCGTTGCTGGCGGTGGCTCTGCCGTGA
- the nuoK gene encoding NADH-quinone oxidoreductase subunit NuoK, with protein sequence MSPTNYLLLSALLFAIGTVGVLVRRNAIVVFMCVELMLNATNLSLVTFSRINGNLDGQVMALFVIVVAAAEVVVGLSIIMAIFRTRRTASVDDANLLKY encoded by the coding sequence GTGAGCCCCACGAACTACCTGCTGCTCTCCGCCCTGCTGTTCGCGATCGGCACCGTGGGCGTGCTGGTGCGACGCAACGCGATCGTCGTGTTCATGTGCGTCGAGCTCATGCTCAACGCCACGAACCTCTCACTGGTGACCTTCTCCCGGATCAACGGCAACCTCGACGGGCAGGTCATGGCCCTGTTCGTCATCGTCGTCGCCGCGGCCGAGGTCGTCGTCGGGCTGTCGATCATCATGGCCATCTTCCGCACGCGCCGGACCGCCTCGGTCGACGACGCGAACCTCCTCAAGTACTGA
- the nuoN gene encoding NADH-quinone oxidoreductase subunit NuoN, which produces MPAQGQITAAALGVDYAALSPLLILFVGAIVSVLVETVLPHHRRRPVQLVLTLAVVVLALVAVILRATSGATDVVVLAGALSVDAPSLFLWGTLLALAIPSVLLLADRSIEAGGVFLPDPEALAAARDRVGALATGGSDAGRGATGGSRGGSSSGEGGPAPEMHTEVFPFVLFALLGMLAFCASNDLITMFVALEVLSLPLYLLCGLARRRRLLSQEAAVKYFLLGAFASAFFIYGVALLYGYAGSVRLSDIAAAAAGPLRSDTLLFGGLALIVVGLMFKGSVGPFHTWTPDVYQGAPTPVTAFMAACTKVAAFGAILRVFTVAFGTTALEWRGVLWAVAIASMVIGTVLGLTQTDLKRMVAYSSVAHAGFLLIGCLAITPAGLSGTLFYLLAYGFTTIAILGLVSLVRSGDGEAGHLSGFAGLGQRSPVVAGSLSFCLLALAGVPLTSGFTAKFAVFSAGLADGLAPLVIVGLVCSAIAAFFYLRVIVLMYFSDPAPDGPTVSLPGPLTTVAITLGVAVTLLLGVLPTAALEWAGAGNFLG; this is translated from the coding sequence ATGCCCGCGCAAGGCCAGATCACCGCCGCCGCCCTGGGCGTCGACTACGCCGCCCTGTCGCCGCTGCTGATCCTCTTCGTCGGCGCCATCGTCTCGGTGCTCGTCGAGACCGTGCTGCCGCACCACCGGCGCCGTCCGGTGCAGCTCGTGCTCACCCTCGCCGTGGTGGTCCTCGCCCTCGTGGCGGTGATCCTGCGTGCGACGAGCGGCGCCACCGACGTCGTCGTCCTCGCGGGCGCGCTCTCGGTCGACGCCCCGAGCCTCTTCCTCTGGGGCACCCTGCTCGCCCTCGCGATCCCGTCGGTGCTGCTGCTGGCCGACCGTTCGATCGAGGCCGGCGGCGTGTTCCTGCCCGACCCCGAGGCGCTCGCCGCCGCGCGGGACCGGGTCGGTGCGCTCGCCACCGGAGGCTCCGACGCCGGTCGGGGCGCGACGGGTGGCTCCCGGGGCGGCTCGTCGTCGGGCGAGGGCGGTCCGGCGCCGGAGATGCACACCGAGGTCTTCCCGTTCGTGCTCTTCGCCCTGCTGGGCATGCTCGCGTTCTGCGCGTCGAACGACCTCATCACGATGTTCGTGGCCCTCGAGGTCCTGAGCCTGCCGCTGTACCTGCTGTGCGGGCTCGCCCGGCGCCGCCGTCTCCTGTCCCAGGAGGCGGCCGTGAAGTACTTCCTCCTCGGGGCGTTCGCGTCGGCGTTCTTCATCTACGGCGTCGCCCTGCTCTACGGCTACGCCGGGTCGGTGCGGCTCTCCGACATCGCCGCGGCGGCGGCCGGGCCCCTGCGCTCGGACACGCTGCTGTTCGGTGGCCTGGCCCTGATCGTGGTGGGCCTGATGTTCAAGGGCTCGGTCGGCCCGTTCCACACCTGGACCCCGGACGTCTACCAGGGGGCCCCGACCCCGGTCACCGCCTTCATGGCGGCCTGCACCAAGGTCGCGGCGTTCGGCGCCATCCTGCGGGTCTTCACCGTCGCGTTCGGCACCACGGCGCTGGAGTGGCGTGGCGTGCTCTGGGCCGTGGCCATCGCCTCGATGGTGATCGGCACCGTGCTGGGGCTCACCCAGACCGACCTGAAGCGCATGGTGGCCTACTCCTCGGTGGCGCACGCCGGCTTCCTGCTCATCGGCTGCCTGGCCATCACCCCGGCCGGCCTGTCCGGCACGCTGTTCTACCTGCTGGCCTACGGCTTCACGACGATCGCGATCCTCGGACTGGTCTCGCTGGTGCGCTCCGGCGACGGCGAGGCCGGGCACCTGTCGGGGTTCGCGGGGCTGGGCCAGCGGTCGCCGGTCGTGGCGGGGTCGCTCTCGTTCTGCCTGCTCGCCCTTGCCGGGGTGCCGCTGACCAGCGGGTTCACCGCGAAGTTCGCGGTGTTCTCGGCCGGTCTGGCCGACGGGCTGGCGCCGCTGGTCATCGTGGGGCTGGTGTGCAGCGCGATCGCCGCGTTCTTCTACCTGCGCGTGATCGTGCTCATGTACTTCTCGGACCCGGCGCCCGACGGACCGACCGTGAGCCTCCCCGGACCGCTCACCACGGTGGCCATCACGCTGGGCGTCGCCGTGACCTTGCTCCTGGGAGTGCTCCCGACGGCCGCCCTGGAGTGGGCCGGCGCCGGAAACTTCCTAGGCTGA
- a CDS encoding 2-oxoacid:ferredoxin oxidoreductase subunit beta, whose amino-acid sequence MTAVDLPTPQLGGLDLVPTTDAPQKAKDYTSDQEVRWCPGCGDYAVLASVRSFLPELGLKRENIVFVSGIGCSSRFPYYLDTYGMHSIHGRAPAIATGLAVSRPDLSVWVVTGDGDALSIGGNHLIHALRRNMNITILLFNNRIYGLTKGQYSPTSEVGKVTKSTPMGSVDAPFNPVSLALGAEATFVGRALDSDRKGLTEVLRQAAAHRGASLVEIFQDCPIFNDGSFDVLRKGDDVAQRLIPLVDGEPIRFGNDGEYGVVRSESGGLKVVPVAEVGEDALVVHHAGEQDPTQAFALSRLSDQDLTHTVTGIFRKVDRPTYDDGARAQVKAATEQAEQRGDNLQALLKGKDTWAVMPTPEQEA is encoded by the coding sequence ATGACCGCCGTGGACCTGCCCACCCCCCAGCTCGGGGGCCTGGACCTCGTTCCCACCACTGACGCCCCGCAGAAGGCGAAGGACTACACCTCCGACCAGGAGGTGCGCTGGTGCCCGGGCTGCGGCGACTACGCCGTGCTCGCCTCCGTGCGGTCCTTCCTGCCCGAGCTCGGCCTCAAGCGCGAGAACATCGTGTTCGTGTCCGGGATCGGCTGCTCGAGCCGGTTCCCGTACTACCTCGACACCTACGGGATGCACTCGATCCACGGCCGTGCGCCGGCGATCGCGACCGGCCTCGCGGTGTCGCGACCGGACCTGTCGGTGTGGGTCGTGACCGGTGACGGCGACGCGCTCTCGATCGGTGGCAACCACCTGATCCACGCGCTGCGCCGCAACATGAACATCACGATCCTGCTGTTCAACAACCGGATCTACGGGCTGACCAAGGGCCAGTACTCGCCGACCTCCGAGGTCGGCAAGGTCACCAAGTCCACCCCCATGGGCTCGGTCGACGCGCCGTTCAACCCGGTCTCGCTCGCCCTGGGCGCCGAGGCCACGTTCGTGGGGCGCGCCCTGGACTCCGACCGCAAGGGCCTCACCGAGGTGCTGCGCCAGGCCGCCGCCCACCGTGGTGCGTCGCTGGTCGAGATCTTCCAGGACTGCCCGATCTTCAACGACGGGTCGTTCGACGTGCTCCGCAAGGGCGACGACGTCGCCCAGCGCCTCATCCCGCTGGTCGACGGCGAGCCGATCCGGTTCGGCAACGACGGCGAGTACGGCGTCGTCCGCTCGGAGTCGGGCGGGCTGAAGGTCGTCCCGGTCGCCGAGGTGGGCGAGGACGCCCTCGTCGTCCACCACGCCGGCGAGCAGGACCCGACGCAGGCGTTCGCGCTCTCGCGCCTGTCCGACCAGGACCTCACCCACACCGTCACGGGCATCTTCCGCAAGGTGGACCGCCCGACCTACGACGACGGGGCCCGGGCCCAGGTGAAGGCCGCCACCGAGCAGGCCGAGCAGCGGGGCGACAACCTGCAGGCCCTGCTCAAGGGCAAGGACACGTGGGCCGTCATGCCCACGCCGGAGCAGGAGGCGTAA
- a CDS encoding patatin-like phospholipase family protein, translating to MHPVIEILRARRERGDRDDGHRVALAIEGGGSRATLSGGMALGLAEAGLSGAFDAVYGASAGTINGAWFVAGDTARGIPAWYRPGVMRRVTGIARMLRGRPLVDIRWVTDELYRDVVPLDWSAVRSSEVPLHPMATDADTGASVDLLPFVHDDASLRAAVRASTHLPILGGPPVELAGRRFLDAALAETLPYRTPLAQGMTHVLLLRTRRADDPVRPPWRSGDLLARLVLRLGTPGAAAAWRDRYERQLADEEDLLGRCADTVHALRPPAGSRDVGQRETDETVLRDAVEVGRAVALDALGADTSRARRP from the coding sequence GTGCACCCGGTGATCGAGATCCTGCGGGCCCGCCGTGAGCGGGGCGATCGCGACGACGGGCACCGGGTCGCGCTCGCGATCGAGGGCGGTGGGTCGCGGGCGACGCTGTCGGGCGGGATGGCGCTCGGCCTGGCGGAGGCGGGCCTCTCCGGGGCCTTCGACGCGGTGTACGGCGCGTCGGCGGGAACGATCAACGGGGCCTGGTTCGTCGCCGGTGACACCGCGCGCGGCATCCCGGCCTGGTACCGGCCAGGTGTGATGCGACGGGTCACCGGGATCGCGCGGATGCTGCGGGGCCGCCCGCTGGTGGACATCCGGTGGGTGACCGACGAGCTGTACCGCGACGTGGTGCCGTTGGACTGGTCGGCGGTGCGGTCGTCGGAGGTCCCGCTGCACCCCATGGCGACCGACGCCGACACCGGCGCCTCGGTCGACCTGCTCCCGTTCGTGCACGACGACGCCTCGCTGCGGGCCGCCGTCCGCGCGTCCACGCACCTGCCGATCCTCGGCGGCCCGCCCGTGGAGCTCGCGGGACGGCGGTTCCTCGACGCCGCGCTCGCCGAGACGCTCCCGTACCGGACCCCGCTGGCCCAGGGCATGACGCACGTGCTCCTGCTGCGCACCCGCCGCGCGGACGACCCGGTGCGCCCGCCCTGGCGCTCCGGGGACCTGCTGGCACGGCTGGTCCTGCGCCTCGGCACGCCGGGCGCCGCTGCGGCCTGGCGGGACCGGTACGAGCGGCAGCTGGCCGACGAGGAGGACCTGCTCGGCCGCTGCGCGGACACGGTGCACGCGCTGCGCCCGCCGGCCGGCAGCCGTGACGTCGGCCAGCGCGAGACCGACGAGACCGTCCTGCGCGACGCCGTCGAGGTGGGCCGCGCGGTCGCGCTGGACGCGCTCGGCGCCGACACCTCCCGCGCGAGACGTCCATAG
- the rarD gene encoding EamA family transporter RarD: MPDEQAAADPTTRPPRSGLVAALGAYVLWGAFPAFWPLLAPAGAVEILAHRIAWTLVGMLVVLTAVRGWSQLRGQSLRTWLTITLASVLITVNWGVYIWGVTHGRVVESALGYYVNPLVSVVLAVLVLGERLRRTQWVAVGVATMAVAVLWAGTGALPWVALVLAGSFGFYGLLKKRVPLAPVAGLTAEGFLLGPVAIGYLVWLQTTGVGTFGQGTGHTLLLIAAGPVTALPLLLFAFGAKRLPLATLGLLQYVNPTMQFAWGVLVDHEPMPPARWVGFVLVWVALLVFAVDGWTSSRRRASGPLGARPAQPTRSTV, encoded by the coding sequence GTGCCCGACGAGCAGGCTGCGGCCGACCCGACCACCCGCCCACCCCGGTCCGGTCTGGTGGCGGCGCTCGGCGCCTACGTGCTCTGGGGTGCGTTCCCCGCGTTCTGGCCGCTCCTGGCGCCGGCGGGGGCCGTCGAGATCCTCGCCCACCGGATCGCGTGGACGCTCGTGGGGATGCTCGTGGTCCTCACGGCGGTGCGGGGCTGGTCGCAACTGCGGGGACAGTCGCTGCGCACCTGGCTGACGATCACGCTCGCCAGCGTGCTCATCACCGTCAACTGGGGCGTCTACATCTGGGGCGTCACGCACGGGCGGGTCGTGGAGAGCGCCCTCGGCTACTACGTGAACCCGCTGGTCTCGGTGGTGCTGGCCGTGTTGGTCCTCGGCGAGCGGCTGCGGCGGACGCAGTGGGTCGCGGTCGGCGTCGCGACGATGGCCGTGGCGGTGCTCTGGGCGGGCACGGGTGCCCTGCCCTGGGTCGCGCTCGTCCTCGCCGGCAGCTTCGGCTTCTACGGGCTGCTGAAGAAGCGGGTGCCGCTCGCCCCGGTGGCCGGCCTGACCGCCGAGGGGTTCCTCCTCGGGCCGGTCGCGATCGGCTACCTGGTCTGGCTCCAGACGACCGGGGTGGGCACGTTCGGCCAGGGCACCGGGCACACCCTGCTGCTCATCGCGGCCGGGCCCGTCACCGCGCTCCCGCTGCTGCTGTTCGCGTTCGGCGCGAAGCGGCTCCCGCTCGCGACCCTCGGGCTGCTCCAGTACGTGAACCCCACCATGCAGTTCGCCTGGGGCGTCCTCGTCGACCACGAGCCGATGCCGCCCGCGCGGTGGGTCGGCTTCGTCCTCGTCTGGGTCGCGCTGCTGGTCTTCGCCGTGGACGGGTGGACCTCGTCCCGACGGCGGGCGTCGGGCCCCCTCGGGGCCCGACCCGCTCAGCCCACCCGGTCCACGGTGTAG
- a CDS encoding polyprenyl synthetase family protein: MSAQRPTPVTLTQVAGLPIGDEALATEVSSGLEQVEDLLRREVHSDYRFVADTSLHLIEAGGKRFRPLLTLLAAQLAGGTSEDVVVAATSVELVHLATLYHDDVMDEAVMRRGAQSANARWDNTVAILTGDYLFAHASRLVSQLGPDAVRIIAETFAELVTGQMRETRGARGDDPVEHYMAVIAEKTGSLIATAGRFGAMFAGAPAEHVEALRRFGEIIGTAFQVSDDIIDIASPSGDSGKTPGTDLREGVATLPVLYALADAGPDAERLRALGVGEKEITDDAVVAEALDILRGSDGLARARAALDEQADAARAELAGLPAGAARDALASLLDYTVDRVG; encoded by the coding sequence GTGAGCGCGCAGAGGCCAACTCCGGTGACCCTGACCCAGGTCGCCGGTCTCCCCATCGGTGACGAGGCGCTGGCGACAGAGGTGTCGTCGGGCCTGGAGCAGGTGGAGGACCTCCTCCGTCGGGAGGTGCACAGCGACTACCGCTTCGTGGCGGACACGTCGCTGCACCTCATCGAGGCCGGGGGCAAGCGGTTCCGGCCGCTGCTGACGCTGCTGGCCGCCCAGCTCGCGGGCGGCACCAGCGAGGACGTGGTGGTCGCGGCGACCTCGGTCGAGCTGGTGCACCTGGCGACGCTCTACCACGACGACGTCATGGACGAGGCCGTGATGCGCCGCGGCGCCCAGAGCGCGAACGCGCGCTGGGACAACACGGTCGCCATCCTCACCGGCGACTACCTGTTCGCCCACGCCTCGCGGCTGGTGTCCCAGCTCGGCCCGGACGCGGTGCGGATCATCGCCGAGACGTTCGCCGAGCTGGTCACCGGCCAGATGCGCGAGACCCGCGGCGCCCGCGGCGACGACCCCGTCGAGCACTACATGGCGGTCATCGCCGAGAAGACCGGCTCCCTCATCGCGACGGCGGGCCGGTTCGGTGCGATGTTCGCGGGGGCGCCTGCCGAGCACGTGGAGGCGCTGCGGCGCTTCGGCGAGATCATCGGGACGGCGTTCCAGGTCTCCGACGACATCATCGACATCGCGTCGCCGTCGGGGGACTCCGGCAAGACCCCGGGCACCGATCTCCGCGAGGGCGTGGCGACGCTGCCGGTGCTCTACGCGCTCGCCGACGCCGGGCCCGACGCCGAGCGGCTGCGCGCCCTCGGGGTGGGGGAGAAGGAGATCACCGACGACGCGGTGGTCGCCGAGGCGCTCGACATCCTGCGGGGCTCGGACGGGCTCGCCCGCGCCCGGGCGGCCCTGGACGAGCAGGCCGACGCGGCGCGTGCCGAGCTCGCGGGGCTGCCCGCCGGGGCGGCCCGCGACGCGCTGGCGTCCCTGCTGGACTACACCGTGGACCGGGTGGGCTGA
- a CDS encoding NADH-quinone oxidoreductase subunit M has protein sequence MSALVIVLVLLPLVGAVVCGVLVKGGRDAAAKSLGFGVSLVELVAVAVVWGLFDPAAPTRFQGESSVEWIPAFGVSFSLGLDGIALAMVALLAVLVPTVIAYTSFTQAAERFPDGPDGEPRGAGGFVALMLSLQGVLVALFAATDVFVFYVMFEVMLVPMYFIIGRFGGARRQYAAVKFFLYSFLGGLIMLGSVIGIYVASGTRLGQATFDWAELQRLAAQLPESTQIFLFLGFFAAFAIKAPLVPLHTWLPDAGAQAPIGGGVILVGVLDKVGVFGFLRYCLPLFPLASQTLAPLVLVLSVIGVLYGALLAAMQTDMKRFVSYTSIAHFGFIGLGIFAFSQQAIAGSALYMVNHGISTAMLFLVVGMLASRGGSTRIADYGGVGRIAPVLAGLFLLAGLTTLSLPGTNSFVSEFLVLLGSWPRQPVYTVIATVGIIFAALYVLWVYQRTMTGPLRGEAVVGGGPGAASARALAGGPGFSETLDPPDGTSTTKARFGDLSGREIGVLAPLVLLVFLLGFFPQPLLDVINPAVAATMSEVGVADPVGPNGVAR, from the coding sequence GTGAGCGCCCTCGTGATCGTCCTCGTCCTGCTCCCCCTGGTGGGGGCGGTGGTCTGCGGCGTCCTGGTCAAGGGCGGCCGCGACGCGGCCGCGAAGTCCCTGGGCTTCGGCGTCTCCCTGGTCGAGCTCGTCGCGGTCGCCGTGGTCTGGGGTCTGTTCGACCCCGCCGCGCCGACCCGGTTCCAGGGCGAGTCCTCGGTCGAGTGGATCCCGGCCTTCGGGGTCTCGTTCTCCCTCGGCCTCGACGGCATCGCGCTCGCGATGGTCGCGCTGCTCGCGGTCCTCGTGCCGACCGTCATCGCGTACACGTCGTTCACGCAGGCGGCGGAGCGGTTCCCCGACGGTCCCGACGGCGAGCCGCGGGGCGCGGGCGGGTTCGTCGCGCTGATGCTCTCGCTGCAGGGCGTGCTCGTGGCCCTGTTCGCCGCGACCGACGTCTTCGTCTTCTACGTGATGTTCGAGGTCATGCTCGTCCCGATGTACTTCATCATCGGGCGCTTCGGCGGGGCCCGGCGGCAGTACGCCGCGGTGAAGTTCTTCCTGTACTCGTTCCTCGGCGGGCTGATCATGCTCGGCTCGGTGATCGGGATCTACGTCGCGAGCGGCACCCGGCTCGGGCAGGCGACCTTCGACTGGGCCGAGCTGCAGCGGCTCGCGGCGCAGCTGCCGGAGTCCACGCAGATCTTCCTGTTCCTCGGGTTCTTCGCCGCCTTCGCGATCAAGGCGCCGCTGGTGCCGCTGCACACGTGGCTGCCCGACGCCGGTGCCCAGGCCCCGATCGGCGGCGGCGTCATCCTCGTCGGCGTCCTGGACAAGGTCGGCGTCTTCGGGTTCCTGCGCTACTGCCTGCCGCTGTTCCCGCTGGCCTCACAGACGCTGGCCCCGCTCGTACTCGTGCTCTCGGTGATCGGCGTGCTCTACGGGGCGCTGCTCGCCGCGATGCAGACCGACATGAAGCGCTTCGTCTCCTACACCTCGATCGCCCACTTCGGGTTCATCGGGCTGGGGATCTTCGCGTTCTCCCAGCAGGCGATCGCGGGCTCGGCGCTCTACATGGTCAACCACGGCATCTCGACGGCGATGCTCTTCCTCGTCGTCGGGATGCTCGCCTCCCGCGGCGGCTCGACGCGGATCGCCGACTACGGCGGCGTCGGGAGGATCGCGCCGGTGCTCGCCGGGCTGTTCCTCCTGGCGGGCCTGACGACGCTGTCGCTGCCGGGCACGAACTCGTTCGTCTCCGAGTTCCTGGTGCTCCTCGGCTCGTGGCCGCGCCAGCCGGTCTACACGGTGATCGCCACCGTCGGGATCATCTTCGCCGCGCTGTACGTCCTCTGGGTCTACCAGCGCACGATGACGGGCCCGCTGCGCGGCGAGGCCGTCGTCGGCGGCGGCCCGGGTGCGGCGTCGGCGCGGGCGCTGGCCGGCGGACCCGGGTTCTCCGAGACCCTCGACCCGCCGGACGGGACCTCGACGACGAAGGCCCGCTTCGGTGACCTGTCCGGCCGGGAGATCGGGGTGCTGGCACCGCTGGTGCTGCTCGTCTTCCTGCTCGGGTTCTTCCCGCAGCCGCTGCTCGACGTCATCAACCCGGCGGTCGCCGCCACGATGAGCGAGGTCGGCGTGGCCGACCCGGTCGGTCCGAACGGAGTCGCCCGCTGA
- a CDS encoding NADH-quinone oxidoreductase subunit J translates to MTTSIGEAIGFWILGPIALAGGLGMVFARNAVHSALWLVVTMLSLGFLYMVQSAPFLGFTQIIVYTGAIMMLFVFVLMMVGRDASDSVVEVLRGQRVAAAILGVGIAGLLVSTVAGSVTASVVGTTLPDQNTGGLGLLVFTRYVAALELASALIVVGTLGAVVYTFAGRAKRQTASQRERVVARLQGPLEKYGSRSGPGVFATADSVATPALLPDGSVAPESLSEIIEATARERLGHQTELAHAGDEHDTSAHADHRHDQSVTGSQA, encoded by the coding sequence ATGACCACCTCGATCGGCGAGGCCATCGGGTTCTGGATCCTCGGCCCCATCGCGCTGGCCGGCGGGCTGGGCATGGTGTTCGCCCGCAACGCCGTGCACTCCGCGCTGTGGCTCGTCGTGACGATGCTCTCGCTCGGCTTCCTCTACATGGTCCAGTCGGCGCCGTTCCTGGGGTTCACCCAGATCATCGTCTACACCGGCGCGATCATGATGCTCTTCGTCTTCGTGCTGATGATGGTCGGCCGGGACGCCTCGGACTCGGTGGTCGAGGTGCTGCGCGGTCAGCGCGTCGCGGCCGCGATCCTCGGCGTCGGCATCGCCGGGCTGCTCGTCAGCACGGTGGCGGGGTCGGTGACCGCGAGCGTGGTCGGCACGACCCTGCCGGACCAGAACACCGGCGGCCTCGGTCTGCTGGTCTTCACCCGCTACGTCGCCGCGCTCGAGCTCGCCTCGGCGCTCATCGTCGTCGGCACCCTCGGCGCGGTCGTCTACACCTTCGCGGGCCGGGCCAAGCGCCAGACCGCGAGCCAGCGCGAGCGCGTCGTCGCCCGCCTGCAGGGGCCGCTGGAGAAGTACGGCTCGCGCTCGGGTCCCGGCGTCTTCGCGACGGCGGACTCGGTCGCCACCCCGGCGCTGCTGCCCGACGGCTCCGTCGCCCCCGAGTCGCTCTCGGAGATCATCGAGGCGACCGCCCGCGAGCGGCTGGGCCACCAGACTGAACTGGCGCACGCCGGCGACGAGCACGACACGTCGGCGCACGCGGACCACCGCCACGACCAGTCCGTCACGGGGAGCCAGGCGTGA